TACTCCCCCCACCCCGTAGTTATTTAGGTACGGCCCTGGTTAAACAAGCTATTAATAAGTGATATCTGTAAAGAGGTGAACTCATTTGTTACTTGACGTAAAAAGCCAAGGTAGTTTTGGTTTGGTCACGTGCACAAACAAATCACGTGACACTGTCGAAACTGGTTGAAACGAGTTGGAAATCTGGAGCATTCTGGATTTTGCTGTAACATTGGATATTTGATTGGTAAAGAGGCAAGAAAAATGTTTGGAAAGGAAGACAAATGGTAAGATTTGAGTGTGGAGCTGTATGCGTGTGGAACGTTAACATGTGTAAGGAATGCCCGGTAAATGAAAAAGTAGGTCAAATAGCACATCAGCTGTTCGCAGCTAAACAAACTGGCTGACTGCGGTTTCGACAGCTGATGACCCATTCATTTTGGGTTCTTATTTGTGCTCGTTCTGCATTTGAATTCAAATTGAAATATTGTAATCATAAAAACGTATTTATACCTGTCTAACACCGCTTTGCATAAGACAGATCTATAAATTCAGCCGATGAAGGGATGGGGGCTGGCCATactgtttaaaagttaaaatacaatttagtccaatatttgttttgtgttgtttctcATTCTTTttaaccccacccccaacaaaagATTAAATCTAGCATAGCTAGCAGGCCTTAATCTAGTTGGTGAAATGTCCCCTTTTTTATCTGCTGGGAGGCTGCTCAAGTTGATGGGTTCTTAGCAGTAGAAAAGtcagtcattttaaaaaactaaatcataCAATAATAGACATCAAATACACCAGCTTGTTTAGCTCAATGTTCTCTAGCGTACACCATGGCAGAAAGATATCCActtgttaccccccccccccccccaaattataTTGATACAAGTATAAAGAGGGAACCCAACCCTAAATCTaactaatcctaaccctaacaaTAAGGTGGGTAATGGTGGGATATTTTACCAATGATGATGGCATGAGTTAGACCCGTACCCCCCAAttcaatggttagggtagttttaggcttagtctttagagcctttgatatagatgGGTACGGGTCGAAAGCATTTCGCCAAGCtatctaaaaaaaatacaaaaccagttatttttcaataaaatacaaattattaaatgaaatttgttgTGCCAATGTTTTGAAATACTGTGCATGTGTAAGTTTAACAAATGGTACCCATTAGTTACCAACCAATTAAACAGCCAGACAGTATATCCATTGGTCATAAGAGTACAATCTCCACATATTTTGGCTATATCTATGTGACGGCTAAAATTTGAACATGCAATAATGACAATTTAAAAGTATAAGAGTGCATATAATTGGAATTGGTCAAAACTATACTTTCGTCGCTTTTTCATACACAAGTTTATCGATGCAGTGCATTTACATAGTTCCTTTTCCAagctaggttttttttttagtgcagTAACATTGTATAatgcaaaatatttatatcCGGTAATGTCTGTGCGGATATGGAAAAGCACtgtttatatattcaatgtTCCAAATAAGCACaagtttgtcctgacaagtgaaattCCGCTCatacaagcaaaatgtacctgaATGGTAATACCTTTCgatgcagtttaattttgagcaatcaaataTACAGTCCCtgtacattaataaaacaaaacatttatttggacacGTGAAAACATTGCTGGACAATTAGATTTTTCGATGTACTTGTCCGGTTGGAaaatgaaaaattctgcttatttctatcgctgATATTGATAGCATATCTAACAAATAGATGCTCATATGTGTGCcatgttgatattttaaagacattttgcaTAACATCTGTGAATAACATCAGGTTACATCTAGGGCTCAAACataatacttttttctttttttttttatatatatatatatacatacagcaatTTTAAAGAGTTTTTGACATAGGCAAAATGTTCACCTATAGCACTTTTGAGCCTGCTTACAGCAATTTTATTACcggtaacttttgcaacaaataaataaaaatgaaaaccaATCATAAACCCTTCATCTGATTTCCATCCTGCAGCAAATAACTGCCTTTAGTAAAACCCCTGAGACTTTTGGCAGTTTGTATTGCAGCTTTGTCTGTTGCCGTCAGTACTGCTGTTAAGTTTGAATCCTAACATCTGTACTCGTTATTTCGTAAACGCAGTCACATGTATTTATCTTTTTAagctgatttttaaaattttaaactggGGTGCTtgttgggactatgtaatttaataataaggcttaaattggtaatagaaaaatatattataaactgGTATATATAATGTCTCATGTATCTGTTCACTTTTTTAGATATCCTGAATTATGGATGGTGAATATAAGAATATGTCGGAAAACGTGCAGAATTGTGAAACATGTCATCAAGATGAACCAACTGCTTATGATAATGAAGTAGATTTGGCAAAAGAAGATGGCCAATGCAATAAAGATGATGATTCTTCAGAAAGTGATCCTTTAGTTAGTGAAGACAAATCTGATGGATTTTCCTTGGACAGTGGTTCTCCCCTCCATGCAAACCACAGTGTTCCAAGTTATGAACCTCAGTTCATTTCCATTCAGATAGAACAACTTACTCCGGTTTGTGAACAAGTGTTCACATCGGCCAAGACTTTATCTGATGACAGCGACTCTGATTCTGATGGATCTTTGACACCAAATGTGACTCCACTGCCTTTGAAGAAGCACATGCTCGCACAGTTAAGTGCAGGAGCATTTGACTTTCAAAGCTACCGCTCTAGCTCTGCAAGCATTCCACTTCCTATCAGAGACTTCATTTCTAATGAACTAATAGGCAATTCTGACCTACACAGTTGTCTAACAAGTGCTAATGTGACCCCAGTTCCTGCTAAGAAGTACTGGTCCACTGCATCAGACACCGGCACAGATTTATGGCCACTCTGCCGCATTTGCCAGTCTCCTAGTGACACCGATGACATCATGTTTTCTCCATGTCGATGTTCTGGATCTCTGCATTATGTTCATTACACTTGTCTTTTGGTAAgtagtaaattttttaattctCATTGCTTCATGTTGGTCATGGAACGTATGATCTGTATAAAAGTATGATCTGTATAAAAGTCGttgcatttatatttttatttaaaaaaaaaaaaaaagtcatttcacatcaaaacaatgtaattaGTTAATACAGTATTTTGATGTTACAGAAAAATCCTTGAAAATCCTAAAAGAAGGTAATAAAATATGCTTTTGAAAGTCTTGGAATTTGGTTGATAATATAGTATGAACATGCACACggtttcaaaaattatttttttttttacttgccaCGGAGTTagtgccaatcagatattcacttgccccatatatttttcattttgcccatacttcttaaggtaaccaattTTGTTACTGTACAtacttaatttaatacagtgctcaaaatgtaataatcttgaaagtaattggtttaattgcATAAATACAGAATTTTGGCAATGGGTTAAAAAACTTACCAGGAAGTActgaatttatatatatgttcagtAGTATCCACTGTTTATTGTACTTTTGTCTGTCTTCTCTAGTTGTTGATTTAAACTGTcgaatacagttcataatagTTACACTTTCTTTGAGTGAACTCAGAAATTATAAACTCATTAGTAGCACTTGCTTTATGTCCccgttcatttgcaaagagcagATTCCGCAACGatgttaatgttaattttaatatgacaattttaaactgtatcccaCCTCATACCTGGTAACCATGTTTGCAATGATTTGATTGCACACACAAGGCAtgtattctattttttttatttatataagctATTAAGCGTATTGGATGCTATTTTCAAGTTTGAAGATAATCGAAACGATTACTTGTACGAATTCAATCAAACGTTCCATGGCTATCAATGAACTATCAGTTGATAGTAAAAGTTGTTATCGAACTTTTCAACACCGTTTCTATTTTGGTGTcactttgaaaaacaatagcccAGTTTATAGGTGTATCTGAAGAACAAATTAGTATTAACATTTGATGATTGATTTGTATAATAAATTGAACatggtaaaatattatttcatcaaatcaatAGTAAATTACAGTACGCATGCACAGAAACCATTTCTCGTTAATAGGCCGATTCACAATTACTGGAGGACACAGTCTggcgccaaaataaaaacactgtCCGACATACAGCGACAAGGTgccaagtgagctatgacaataaacaagtcAGGGTATTGATGTTTGTTGTGTGATTTCGTTTTTTTAAATCggattaggtccaaaatattacGGCTACTTCAACTTCTCACTCATTTTGCCAGCCAGATAGGGCCTGGGTGCCATCACATGTAATGGGTATGCACTTTTAGAAACCTGTATCAAACTAGAATAAACTGTTAAAAAAGTATCTAAAAACATTAATGGTTTTCATTTTAGAAATGGATTGAAATTTGCTCAAGAAAAAGCAAGAGGACACCAAGGTGTGAACTCTGTCATTTTCAGTATGTTCGACATAAGCGATTCAAGGTAATACCCTTTTTGAGTTTTGGTGTTTGTGTAATTAACTTTTGTCTAGTATTTTTCTCTTCTGCTATATAGCTTTAATGAACATGGCAATATTGTTATAAATCGGTCATTGTCAGTTCTATTCTTggttattttattacatgtttccGATCTTGATTTCTCCAATGACTAAGGtcatatgcatttttaaaaggGGGGTCTATCTTTTGACTTGGCAAACAGAAACCCTACATGTGTCTTTAGAGTAACAGTAAAACTGTAGTAATGCTTCTTATTTTCAGTTGTGTTAAATTACGTGCACATACATTGTTATTGGGACGTGTTCCATGCTGCTTGGTCATCATGATCTGTACGATCAGGTTTGCCTATTGATGTGCTCTGGACGTGGGGGTGTGCACATTGACtaaacaatgtttatttttcaccAGGTTTCCTGAAAAGATTGATGGCGGACGAAAGTAGTTGACTGCTTCAGTCAAGTCATGTACTGATGGCCTGAAGATGAGAAAAAAATTGTGCTCAGTTAGGGCCTGTTGAAAGAATCAGAATGAAAATGAAAGGAACACAAAGTGTGAATTATGGGGAAAAGCGAACAACTCTCAACATGGAATGGTTTGTAGTTTAAGTTTGGCAAGGTGTACTTTTTAATACGGGTATTTTTTATAGCTTTATATGCAGTTATGTCACTTTGTCTAAACACCGTCTTGCACTGAAATACATGTCTgcctttttcattttgtttgcagTTCAGTCGGTGGCATCTACCACGAGTGAGTCAACGTGATAAGTGTCTGCACATCACTTTCTTCCTCAGTGTGCTCATCATGGTTGCCTGTGCTATCGTCACCGTTCTCTGCTTCCTGTCCGATGAGGGACAGATCAACGCCACAGTGAAAACCAAGGTCGACCTATCACCAGAAGAAATTATGACGCTAACGTGCGGGGTGCTGTTCTTCGTGTCATTCTTTATTGCCATGACTGTAGAGATCAAAGCTAAACACACTATTTATAAACTGATGATAAAGTTTATCACCCAGAATACTGAATGGCAAATAGAGCCGTATGAAAagacaaaagatcccttgtataCCAATGCACCTAGATTGGTGTAGAtctttattgcatatatatatctatatagctAAACACACTATTTATAAACTGATGATAAAGTTTATCACCCATAATACTGAATGGCAAATAGAGCCATATGAAAagacaaaagatcccttgtataCCAATGCACCTAGATTGGTGTAGAtctttattgcatatatatatctatatagctTAACACACTATTTATAAACTGATGATAAAGTTTATCACCCAGAATACTGAATGGCAAATAGAGCCGTATGAAAagacaaaagatcccttgtataCCAATGCACCTAGATTGGTGTAGATCTTTATTTGGTGTAGAtctttattgcatatatatatatatatatatatatatatatgttatatctatatatatatatatatctatatatatatatataatatatatatatatatatatatatatatctatatatatatatctatatatatatatctatatatatatatatatctatatagaaTTTTATGAAAAGCATATGTGATTTAAGAGCAATCTCAGTGTCATAGCCAGAAACTTTGATGTCGCACAAACTCAAAGATAGGACATTACATTTTTCTTCCATCCTAGTAGCTGGCTATGTACTTGAGCaatatgttgttattttgttttacagctacatgtatgcataaCTTCACTTCTAGTTTTGTGTTCTGCCATGATGGCATGGGAAATATTGTGCATGCATTATGCATGAATAATATTGATTAGCAGTCATAGACTGTTACCTATGGTTTCCTACATTAATTTCTATACTGTGCATAATATGCATGTGTTACGATGAGGATAACATTGTGTAGGTACTGACATTTTGCTGTTAAATTATTTACTCAGTTGTGAgcaaacaaattaatgttatcCTTTGATAAAATGTGTTCTTGCAAATAATGGGATGTCATTACAGAAAACTATCCATGGCaagaatgaaaaaaattgaTTGAAGTACATGAgttgtgtttgtaattataagagttatttttaatttttgtgtgaATTAGTCACAATTAGAAATGTCTCAGTAACAGTGCTCTGTACTGAAGAAACCACATGGTCTTAGTATTTTTGTTACTGAATATTGCTTCACATTACCATGACGAAAGTATCTGGTAGGGAGCATAATGACGAATATACTACCCTACTCGTCATTTGCTTAAGAATCACACATACATTGTTGATCATGGTAAAAGTtagattttaatccagatgttGCCTAAACATTACTGATCATAATTTATTGTTAGCAAAAGGGTTGGTGAATGATCCAACTATGCCTACATTGATGTACATGACCACTATGGTGGTTGGGGGTAATCATGGTCTGGGGATGGAACAGTTTGGTTGGTAAAATCAATGATATTCATAAATTGCTCTTCATATTGTCATCACTGAAAATAGTTTCATGGGTGTACTCGTTCAGTCATCGTCTCCTTTTTTAAATGGATGGTTTCTTGCAAACTTCcattcattaaacatttagCTGTTCCATATTGGTATTATTCGGTGATTAATGTCCAACACATTTAGCACTAGATGATCTGAAATTTGTGGTCCTTAGCAGACTGAGTAGTATAGTTGCAAGCTTGTTATTGGCATTAGAATGTCCATGTTTATAAAAGTCCGATTTATGACCAAATAATTGGATTTTCCTTTTAAAAGTGCTCATTTTCACAATAAATTCCATTATTTAAAGAAATCTGTGATTGATGACTTGGTTCATCttggggagaaaaaaaaaaaaagttggctTTGATGTAAACTAAATCACTATTTTAGCTTCCAGTGAGAAGGCATATGTTTTAGATTATTATTGGGGGGTATGGTGCATGtgttttattggggttttttttttaattctgctatatttatatatttggttaGAGCTAAGTTtggttggggttgggtttttttatatatataaataaggtcTTTCCTGAAACTTGTTTATAGGTGATCTACATACCCATCGTACATTTTCAAAGCTTTCTGACCTGATGctatagtattttatatgacTGGTTACtatattatatcataaattGAAGATTTATTACACAGCACAGCTTGTAGCCTCCCAAACCGATTACGTGGCAGCTTAGAAGAAGTTATGTGAATAAAACACTCAGATGTGGTCTGCTCACATGAGGCAGATGATGGTTCATCTCACCGTAGCGTACTATAATGTGAATTGCATGTTATCTGCTTCTAGTGAGAGTGGTTTACTTGGTTTACTTATGATCATTTTTAATtgcatattattaaatattaaattaagtaGGTATAacagtcatgttgattttaGGATTTTAcactactggtatatatatatgtattttgattaTTGTTAGAAGacaatgttgaaataaaaacaaaattgaagatCTGAACTACAACACTTGAGATTACCCTTTGCTAAGTATATTTGCATCTCGTCTTGCCAGGTTTATGTTTTTTGTGTCGGCCCTTAATTATTACGGTATACATTTACTGTCAATGGTGGTAATCAATAATTATATGcagttttttaatgtttgtaatatttaatattgccAAGTTTTACAtacgtgtatatatttatatcctacACTATATATTCTTTGTTACAAGTTCCTATATCCTTTTTGTTATGAATGCACATTTTTGTACTTAAACTGTAAAAAATACACCATTTTTGTCTCATCTGATATGTTACTGGTGTGTTTTGTCTAATTAGCCaccaaatatactgatggaaagaaataaaggaacacacGAGTAGTAACGTCAAATGTTGACTACAACCAAGATCCTCATCCACAAGTATCAGGAAATTAACCGTGTTACTGGACGTCAACCACACACTACTGACATGCAGTTTCACAATACTCCAGTGGTGAATTACATTTGGtttcaaatacatttctttccatcagtatagctgtcatttaaaaatgtgctgtgtCTTTAagcatatatttgttttagttattcAACGATATCCATGTTTATAGTTACTGTAGTCgtacattttaatgttaaataataacaaaaataattaggaATCTTATTCTTCTTGGGTTACtgctatacatattttattttcattaagtAAAAATTAGAGCCTAAAGTGTTACATAAGGTTGGGACCAAATGCGTCCTAGTCGTGGGGCTTTTGGATATAACTGGTGAAGCAAAATGTTATGTTTGTTCACATGGAGGTTTTCAGTTACTCTTTTAGCATGTGATCCATTTGATAGTGCTTAATTTATTAGTAGATTAATCTTAAATTATATTCTAGAAAGTCGTATAGTTATTGTTATAGTTGCCTCTTGAAGGTTTTGTATTGCATATGGTATGCTTTTGTTAGACTCGGATGTGATTTTGCTTGTATTTGTCTCTCTTTtcctattttttttctctcttaaaaaaaatatatatatatttcaaatagagagatatttgaaacaaaattatttattaatatacatatggtTATGCTCAGATGTTTGGTGAATCACATTGACCTTAAGTATGTCATTAGTGGTAGttcttttttgaaaaatgtataccAACACGTTTTACTCTCAAATGTCtcctttttttattaatgaccCATTCACAACAAAgtatcatacagtaatgatttGGCCTCagttatgttatttatattgcaccatttcaaattatatttacatCACCAGTAATTGCTGCTTTTGTATATTTgtctagtatgtatttactatttttgttggcttattttatttaatttcatttttgtacAAATATAATGAAACCATTTATATTGGAATAGGGATGCTTATGTAAAATACTTGAATTCATATAAAGTGAAATCTATCTAACTTGTTCAAGTGTTCTTTTGTAATTATCTtgacaagtttttaaaaaaagtatttaataacCATTTTGTCATATGTGGCTTTATTATGAAGATGCAAATGCGGtgcacattttcattttttacaaGCAGatacttttttcttgtttttttttggttttattttatctcaGAATAACTTACAGAAAACCAACAAAGCCattgttattgtaatatttattccAACACAATGTTTTCAACCTCATAATTTACTTTTTTGAGGTCAAATTGATACCTTTGATGTCCAAATGTGTGTAATGTCCTTTGTCCAGTcattttgacaatatatttgatcatcatattattaaaaatatggaaaacaatgttttgtgtttgtgtagaTACTAGTGTTTGCAAAACACATTGGTTTTCCATCTTGCCacacttattttcattttattttgacatttgcaACTAcattgtatttgcatttgaatcTTACTACAAATGTAAAAAGTAATTATGATAATAGTAAGTAtgtacaaatacaaaatgttttcaaGAAAGTGCTTTGCAATTGTAGcgtctttatttctttctttttaaattaataatattatttcttgtgtaataaatttatatctatttttaataaaactattgaCTTGTACTGACGATTGCTTGgtggttgtttttatttatatatgtcatTTCATTCTCTAGCAGTCCTCGTGGATTTACAGTCATTGCGGGACCGTAAACACGTCCCACTAATTCTTGAACGTCTTTGTAGAGTTAAGTAATTCGATTGTTTGTCGCTTTGGTGGTGGTTGGGTCAGCTGGGGTGGTAAAATCAATCTCCCAGTCGTGCTCTAAGAAACGATGACTGGTGTCTGTTACAAAGATGAACTACTGAATCCATACGCAGGTGCCTCAGGGTCGTGGCTTTATCATGGAGGACTCCTGTGGGCATATGTCAAAAGAAAACCATACTGCAAATTGAGTGGAACTTTAGAGGGATGAAATGATCTTCCatagatgcgcggtcggtctgggatggaTCTCcgtcggtgcaccacgactggtatatataaaaaaaatcccttgttattagtgaaaacaaatgtagcggatttcctctctgttgaaattaccaaatgtttgacatacaatagccgatgatctaTACatgaatgtgctgtagtggtgtcgttgaacaaaacaaactaactaatgATCTTCATATGTGACTGCCGAAAATATAAACGCTAGACGATGTGAAATTCATGATTGCACGAAGAAGAAAATTATCGCAGCTTTACGATTTTTTGACTGGTGTGAAGGCGACGTTATACGACACCAGTGCCTTctacgagaatagccgattgcatagcaaccgatAATTCTGATGAAAAGTTATTGATTtgttcatcatcggctattggatatcatacGTTAGGTAATTTGACAGTCTTATGGAAGAAAGCgctacactttttttttcattactagcaaggaatcttttgtatgcactatcctataCTAgtatagacatgatagcacatgccacgacctttgatataccagtcgtagcgccttggttgaaatgagaaataatTCAAAGAGGATATATTTGATCAGGattcaattcatttcaatttattttgtgCTTGTGTCCAATTATAAAATCCAAGCACAGTGTCTTGTAAACCTTTGTGGTTGGCGAAACACAAGTCAGGACAGTGGCCGCGTATACCCATTGAACCGTTAAACTTAAATATCTATTTGTGATCGAGTCGGTACCGGAGAGCAACCTAGTAGGCCTATCTGCTGCCAGCCTAAAGGCCTTACGACTTTGTTACCGAGGCTGGTTAATAGCTGGAATTAACTAGATACGTGATTTAAATAGGGATCTCGATCAGTCCCATGAgattttagtaggccgagagtaactctcggcctactaaaatccaAACCTCCTTCACCACCCCAACCtttcctgtccaggacaggcgtgcgctacaacagtttgctctgaatgtgcacattaaccTTTTTGGCATTGGCATTAGTCCCAtgggaacaatatctggagtgggggTGACGTAATATCCAGTGGAGGTCAACTTCCTGTTTAATttaaattcttacacacccgttggatACGTTTTTTAAACCACtcgtaagataaacggtatctaatgGCCGCTCATTCTGTATTTATTTCCTGACaatatgaaattaataaacTTTCTGtgataaaaaagagaaaagttagttttatttaacgatgcctctagagcacattgctttttatcttatcatcggctattggacgtcaaacatggtcattctgacatatttctttagaggaaacccgctgccgccacttgggctactctttccgaaaagcagcttttatatgcactttcccacatacaggacagcacataccacggcctttgatgaaccagttgtggaccactggttggaacgggaaaatagcccaaactgaaaatgggtctactgaaaaggatcgatccgatgaccgacTGCTTTACAGGGGGACACGCTACCGCTtaagctacatcccgctcccttTCTGTGATAAGAAATAGGCCTACCTAGTTAACTAATAAACTCcaatagtccttcccacagggaatgcctttttttatactatggaatttagtTCAAGTTATAcatttctgagcagattgttttctaaactgcacgCAAATATAgcggggtttttgtttttttgtttccgTTTTGGAAACTTCGTACTACTTTTCTTCacatgtcaaaccaaactgaaattatttacaaaaaaatttaaaaaatataaaaaagaaagaaaagaaaaccaaacatttttatagGTGTATGGGACGGACTAGAGATACATCTGCCGTTAAACTGAATTAGACAAATGGATTTTTACGGCAGATACATCGGACTGTCCATAGCGGAATTGGAGAGGGTGGCGTGGGGCCATGCACccccacatatacacacacgtttCCATGATATTGTGCTCAGAGGGTTGAAAATGGCACATTCGAACACCTGGGCTTTTTTTCCAGGTGAGTATACTCCGGTCCGAACACCCCTAACAGGTTCCGGCActcaatttaaaatgaaaccCTAAAACAATATACGGTACGCAGCAACAATGTATAGAATTATACGGTGCGTTAATAATGAAGAGATTCACACAGGAACAGAGGTGGGAATAACAAGaacagtaaatattgttaactttgtGCATGCAGTGTAGTTTtagaaatttattattaataatatactccTGATTGTGCTCGTCTCGGACTTTAAATATATCTAGTTAGTAAATATATGACAAACATTGTTTGACGCAGTTTCTGCGGTGCTGCGAGGAACCTACAACCAACCAACCCAATGGCGGGAGATCACGAACTTTTGACATGATGTGAGCAAATCGAATTCTTGTATCattgtatacagtatatatgtaggactttcctttggcactgtcacgtataaagaacattataaatacttataataaatagagttagggttagtgatcGTGCCAAAGGAAAGTACTTGGTGCTGTGACATTTTTAGATTCCGGGTCGTTACGCCCTAACTCAGGCTAAAGGCTAAAAGTTAGGTATAAtctgaaagttgacatttttactTGGGTACCACTTTAATAGTTGACATTTTCCACTGACATTATGTTCTACATCCGTTAATAATAAAGGTGTGGTTATAaggggttattt
The sequence above is drawn from the Gigantopelta aegis isolate Gae_Host chromosome 6, Gae_host_genome, whole genome shotgun sequence genome and encodes:
- the LOC121376317 gene encoding E3 ubiquitin-protein ligase MARCHF7-like, giving the protein MDGEYKNMSENVQNCETCHQDEPTAYDNEVDLAKEDGQCNKDDDSSESDPLVSEDKSDGFSLDSGSPLHANHSVPSYEPQFISIQIEQLTPVCEQVFTSAKTLSDDSDSDSDGSLTPNVTPLPLKKHMLAQLSAGAFDFQSYRSSSASIPLPIRDFISNELIGNSDLHSCLTSANVTPVPAKKYWSTASDTGTDLWPLCRICQSPSDTDDIMFSPCRCSGSLHYVHYTCLLKWIEICSRKSKRTPRCELCHFQYVRHKRFKFSRWHLPRVSQRDKCLHITFFLSVLIMVACAIVTVLCFLSDEGQINATVKTKVDLSPEEIMTLTCGVLFFVSFFIAMTVEIKAKHTIYKLMIKFITQNTEWQIEPYEKTKDPLYTNAPRLV